The genomic segment CGGAGAATACGGAATGCTAAAGCGGGTTCTGTTGTTGTACCTGATTTGGAAATAACATTTATAGAAACGTCTTTCCCTTCTAACACATGTAGTAAATGTTCGATGTAGGTAGAACTGATATTTTGTCCAGCAAAGTATACTTCCGTATTACCTTTGATTTGGTTATGAAACGTATGTGATAATGCTTCAATTGCTGCTTTAGACCCCAGATAAGAACCTCCAATACCAATAACAACTAGCACGTCTGACTGTTGTTGAATTCGTTTAGCAGCTATTTTCACCCTGGTAAACTCCTCTGTATCATAGGTAACTGGCCAGTCAACCCATCCTAAGAAATCAGAACCTGGTCCTGTTTGTTGATGGATTTGGTTATGAGCTTGTTTTACAAATCCGCTTAGATTTTCAAGTTCACTATTTTTCATGAACGATAAAACATTGGTGTAATCAAATGAAACTGTCATTTTTTTATCTCCTTTGGACTTTATCTTTTATTTACCACCAATTAAATTGATTGGATTGCAATAGTTGATTGGCTGCTTCTGGACCTGTAGAGCCAGCAGGGTAAGGATATAAAGGCAACATATCCTCCTGAAATGCCTCCAAAATCGGTTGGATCCATTTCCATGATAATTCGACTTCTTTCCAATGGGCAAAGAATGATTTATTACCGAGCATTGCATCAAATAGAAGTAGTTCATATGCTTCTGGTTGGTCTTTAGAATTGGTCGAGTGGTTCATATAAACAGGATAAAAACGGTTACTAGAAGGATTTTTCATATTCACCCTTAAAGATATACTTTCGTTTGGACTAATCTCGAATGTTAATAAATTAGGAGTTATCTCTTCAGTTTGAAGTACATTTGATTCTTCTACCTTATTCTTTAACTCAAAGACAATTCGTGTAGACTTCTTATCCATCCGCTTCCCCGTGCGTATATAAATTGGGATTCCATTCCAAGACGGATTATCAATATATAAACGCGCTGCAAAATAAGTATCATTCATTGAAGAGTCATTCACCCCGGGCTCCTCTTTATAGCCAGCAACTGGTGTATCAAGAATCGCTCCAGATTCGTACTGTCCACGAACAACATCCAGGTAAACTTTATCTTTAAGAATTGGTCGAAGAGATTCTATGATTTCCATTTTCTTAATTTCGTTTTCTTTGGTCGTTACTTCCCTGGGGAGATGCAGTGCTGTCATTATCACTAACTGAAAAAGGTGGTTCTGAACCATATCACGTATGGCTCCAGCCTGATCATAATAATCAGCTCGTGTTTCTACCCCAACCGTTTCACTTGCTGTGATTTGAACATTAGCAATTTGTTTATGATCTAATAAAGCTTCTAATGCTGGGTTGGCTAGTACTAAGGTTTCAAAACTTTGGACCATTGATTTTCCAAGATAGTGGTCGATTCTATAGATTTCTTTTTCGTTGAAGGCCTTGCTCAAAGTATCATTCAATTGCTGTGCCGATTTCAGGTCACTTCCAAACGGTTTTTCAACAATGATTCGCTTCCAACCTAAAGTTTGACTTATACCATTTGTGTAAAGATTTGACGTAATAACATCAACCAACTTCGGTGCGACAGACAAATAGAAAAGTCGGTTTTCTGGTATATCTAACTCGTTTTCTCTGTTTTTGATGAGTTCGAACAAATTCAGATAGGATCCACGGTCTGTTGCATCAAATGCAAAGTAGCGAAACTTAGTTAGGAAATCTTGCAAAACAGAAGTTTGAACAGTTCTTCTGGAATATAACCGGAGTGCTTTTTCCACTTTAGATTGAAAAAATTCGTTAGAACAATAATATCTACCTAAACCGACTATTGAGATAGAATCCGGCATTTTTCCATCGAGAAATAAATTATATAAAGCAGGAAATAGCTTTCGTTGAGCTAAATCTCCCGTTGCTCCAAATAAAATAAAAGTCATGTCTTGCATGATCCATTCCTCTTGGGATTCCGTTAAACAATGTTTAACATCAAATCTTTCAGAGGGATTTTCGGTATCCATATTCGATTCCCCCTACTTTTACAATTAATATTCCGTTTAAGCTTTGAATGATAATCGCAACAGTTCTCACTATACTAACTGCGGTCAATTAATGTAAGTACGCACTTTAACATCATATAGTGACTAAAAGTATACTGTAGCTTGTAATTATAAAAAGAAATGATAAGGAGTGTGAAAATGAAACAGTTGGCTTATGTATATGTTGAATTAAAGAATCACACTGAATCTGCTGTGGCGCACATTAATGAGAGAGTTGTAATTCGGGGTGTGGATTGTAGAACGCTTGGCGCTTTGGGGATGCCTCTGCCGCGCCTGCGCTGGGGAATTCATTATTAACGGAGTTGTGATTTAGAGATGTATGGATTGAGATGTAATGTGATTACTATTTGATACTAACTTCATTGAAGAAAGACGCACTACATGCTGCACTAATCTCCGATAATGAAATGAGCTTCCCTATATAGAGACTATATAGCGAAGGCGCGACTTCGCGGGAGGCATCCACAAAGCGTCGAAGCGGTATTGGAAGGAATTACAATTAGTGCTAAGTATCGGGATTTTTTCAGTTGCTTCCCAAAAGTCCATGTAAAGCACATACGCCGTATTCATTTGTTCAACATATATAGAGGATAGTAATGTCAACAGACACTGAACTCATTTTTTTTAAGAAAACTTAACTTTTTTATAATCAATATATTGACTTAGAGGCAGTAATGAAATGATGAAATCAATTTGTTATCTTGTAACTCCATTACTTAAAAGGATTTTTACAGTATACTATTTGTCTGTATGTGATTTAAAAGTGCGTACTTCACAATTTTGACTTTAGGATATACACTAAGTTTGCACCGAAAAACGAATAAAAGGAGAATGAAAAAATGAAATTACAATTAGCATTAGATCTTGTTAACATCCCAGAGGCCATCGAACTTATTAAAGAAGTAGAGGAATATATCGATATCGTTGAAATCGGTACGCCAGTTATAAACAAAGAAGGACTAAAAGCAGTTGCAGAAGTAAAAGCTGCATATCCTAACCTAGAAGTTCTTGCAGACCTTAAAATCATGGATGCTGCAGGTTATGAAGTAGGTAATGCTTCTGCTGCAGGCGCTGACATTATTACTATTCTTGCGCAAGCAGAAGATTCATCTATTAAAGGTGCTGTTGAAGCAGCAAAAAAAATCGGTAAAAAAATATTGGTCGATATGATTGCAGTAAAAGACATTAAAACACGTGCTGCAGAGCTTGATTTGATGGGCGTAGATTATATCTGTGTACACACAGGCTATGATTTGCAAGCAGAAGGTAAAGATTCATTCGCAGACCTACGCACAATTAAAAGCATTGTAAAAAATGCTAAAACTGCTATTGCTGGTGGTATTAAGCTTGAGACATTACCAGAAGTGATTAAAGCACAACCAGATCTAATCATTGTTGGTGGTGGAATCACAAGTAAAGACGACAAAAAAGCAGAAGCTGCACAAATTCAAAAGCTAATTAAAGAAGGCGTGATGGTATAACATGAACACCACAAGTTACGCAGATGAAATTTTGGCTGAGCTAAAGCGAACCATTAATCTAATTAATAGTGAAGAAGCCGAAAAATTAGTAGAAGGAATTTTATGTGCGAAAAAGGTATTTGTTGCAGGTGGGGGTCGATCTGGATTCATGGCTAAGGCATTCGTAATGCGAATGATGCACGTAGGTCTTGATTCGTATATTGTAGGCGAAACGGTAACTCCGAATCTAGAACCAGATGATATTTTCATTGTCGGTTCTGGATCCGGTGAGACCCAAAGTTTGGCTGCAATGACTAAAAAAGCGAAGAGCATTGGTGCAACAGTGGTAGCTGTTACCATTAATCCTGATTCTACAATTGGGAAGTTGGCAGATATTAAAATTGAAATACCCGCCCAAGCAAAAGGGGAAGGCAATAGTGGGAAGTCAATCCAACCGATGGGATCACTGTTCGAGCAATCGCTTCTCTTATTTTATGATGCAGTTATTTTGAGATTTATGGAGAAAAAAGAATTGAATTCTGAAGTGATGTATGGACGACATGCTAATTTGGAATGATATCTCTTACCTATGTACCGAGCCTGTATGGGGATATTTTCGGACTATAAAGGTACTTATTTGTTTCTAGTCCAAAGTGTGCAAACTTTATGTGAGCTAATCGTACAACCAAATCTGCGATGGTTAAAAGAATAAACAAAAGAACTGATTTCGCTTTTTCGAAAAGGAAATCAGTTCTTTTGTTCATTCATACTATCGGTGTACTTTTTTAGTATATCTATCCTGTAACCAAAGTTGCTTTACTAGACAGCTAACTGAATAACATGCGAGGATAGTTAGGTATAGCAATGTGCAAAGCAGGAAAGGAATTAAAAGAGAGCGCTGATTATCGAATAGGAAATAGTTAATGATTTAGTTTTTAATAAAGTCTGTATATGATTGAATTCAAAGTACGTACTTTTTTCATACATAGTGGTGAAAAGTATACTATGATAGAGAATGGAGGTGGAGTAAATGCCGAACTTAGGGGAGAAAGCGTTTAATTGTGAAAAAGAATTGACGCTTGCTATTATTGGCGGCAAGTGGAAAATGCTTGTGTTATGGCATCTTGGCAAGGAAGGAACTAAACGCTTCGGTGAATTAAAGACCCTCATACCTGGTATCACCCAACGGATGCTTGTAAATCAATTGCGTGAACTTGAAGACCATTTGATTGTCCATCGCGAAGTATATGCTGTTGTTCCTCCAAAAGTTGAGTATTCACTTACTGAACATGGTAGAAGTCTTATGCCAATTCTAGAAACAATGTATGAATGGGGTAAAGATTATATGGAGAATGTCTTGGAAGTGAAAACTGACGACCTATAAATGGGTACGTCAGTTTTTTGATTTAAGAAGACTTATGCAAATCACTGATACAATACGACGCCTTTCTACATATGGTATATAAGTACTTATGATTTTAGAAAGGGTGATAATAACAATGGATTCCTACAAAAGAAAATATCCCTACAAGAAGAAACAACCCAACATTCTGTTCTTAATGGTTGATCAGGAACGCTTTCCATCGGTTTATGAAACAAAGGAATTGAAGGAATGGCGAAAAGAAAATTTAGTTGCGCAAGAATTACTACGGAAGAATGGTATGGAGTTTTATAATCATTATGCTGGGAGTACAGCCTGCTCACCAAGCCGGGCAACATTATATACTGGACAATATCCTTCGCTTCACGGCGTTACTCAAACGCCAGGTGCTGCTAAGGGATCATTTGACCCAGATGTATTTTGGCTTGATCCAAACACTGTTCCAACGATGGGGGATTACTTTCGAACAGCAGGATATGATACATTTTGGAAAGGGAAATGGCATGCATCAGACGAGGATATCTTAATCCCGGGCACGCATAATGCATTACCTAGCTATAATCCAGCAACTGGCGTTCCAAATAAAGAGCAAGAAAAAATATATGAAAAAGCGAACCGACTCGAAAACTTTGGATACTCCGATTGGATTGGACCGGAACCCCATGGCGCAGATCCTCGAAATTCCGGTTCGTCTGCGGGAATAGGCACAAGTGGGCGGGATGAAGTGTACGCTGCTGAAACAGTAAAGCTTATCGAATCCCTACATGAAATTTCAAAGTGTACGAATAACACGACACCTTGGTTTATAAAGTGCTCCTTCATAAACCCTCATGATATTGCGTTATATGGAGTGCTATCCGCAGTTTCCCCGAATTTCAATTTTGAAGTCGACCCAACTCTCCCATACATCCCACCGGCACCAACAGTAGGGGAATCATTGTTTACTAAACCATCTGCTCAGGAAAGCTATCGTGTTACGTATCCAAAAGCATTACAACCGATAATTGACAATAATTTTTATCGTCAATTGTATTACAGCTTACAAAAAAAGGCCGACAATGAAATGCTTAAGGTCCTAACGGCACTTCAAAACTCAAGTTTCTATGACAACACAATCATTGTATTCACGTCTGATCATGGAGAACAACTGGGAGCGCATGGCGGACTCTATCAAAAGTGGTATAATATGTATGAAGAATCGATTCATGTCCCATTAATCATTCATAATCCAACCCTATTCAGAGGAGCTAAATATACAAATATGCTAACAAGCCATGTCGACGTACTTCCAACATTGCTGGGACTAACGGGAATAAACGTAGACTTAATCCGTGAAAATCTTTCAAAAGATCACACCGAAGCACTTCCGTTAGTTGGTAGAAATTTGACTCCATTATTTTATGGGCATGAAAGGTTTTTTGGTGCAAATGAACCACTCTATTTCATGACAGATGATGATATATTCAAAGGTTTACATCAAACAAATGCAATCACGGGCAAACCCTATAAATCGGTTGTTGAACCGAATGACATCGAGGCGGTGATTACTAAGCTAGAAACTGGAATAGATAAGAGCGATGAGATATGGAAATTCGCCCGATATTTTGACAACCCAAAATTTTGGACGAATCCAGGATCTAGTGATACAGTCATAACTGAACAAAATGGTTGTTATGTGCCGATAACAAAAACAGAACCAGTTCCGGAGCAATATGAGCTCTACAATCTTACTAAGGATCCACTAGAAAAAACAAACCTTGCCGATCCAGCATTTGCAACAATCGAATCGGCTATTATTCAACGAGTGTTAACAAAGGTGCTTGAAGAGCAGTGCAGAAAAAAAAGACTGACGCCAGCGAGTGGGAAAGTTCCTGGCATGCCGAATTGCAGTAAGGGTGAATAATTAGTAGGTGAGAAGCACAACTATGGGTAAGGAAATAAATCTTATTTGTTTCTATATCTGGTACTTTTTCTTGATAGTAATTCACACAAATAGTAATTAATAAGCCAGCGATTCAGTCGATTAATCCGACTGAACCGCTGGCTTGTTTATAATTAATTCGTTCACAAAGTACTACTGAAAAGTCCCATCTGCGTTTACTTTTTGGGAAGAGGAGCACCATTTATGGGGCCAATGTAAAAATCTAGGGAAAAAGCGTTAAGTTAGTGCTCCTATCTTCTTCTCTATTCGAGCAAATGATTTGAAACTTATTAGTGTAGCTATATATGCAAATACGCTACCAGTAAATAGTGGGATAATCCCAGGGAAAAGTGTAGAGACAAAGTAGATACCACCAGCTAAAGCGCCAATAGTGATGACTTCAATCGGAGATGTAATTGCGATTAAGAAAGACTGTTTGATGTATTGAAAGAACTTTAAGTTGAAATGTACATAGACTGGGAAGAAAAATAGTAATGTGATGATGCTTGAAATAAGTATGAAAATTAGTACGGGGAATAAAAACTGTAATTCACCACTATTTAACTGTAAGAAATAAAAATTGAAATAAAAGCAGTAGCTAATGACTAGAAAAATAAGTCCAAAACCATTTGTCTTTAAAAAGTCAGTCCGAAATAAAGTCCAAAACATAGGAAGTATTTTGAATTTCTCTTCACCTCGAATTAATTTACGGACAACTGCAAACATGGCAGCTGTAGCTGGAAAGATACCGAAAGCGATTAAGCCAACTAATGTAAAAAAGATCCAAAGCAAATTAATATAAGCTAACTCGATCATTCTATAAGAAATTCTATTAAATTTTTCCCAACCAACCATGTCTATCACCTCTCAATAGTTAACTATATATTAAAAACATTGAAATTAGCAACCATTAATATGCACAAATATGGAAGGATTTTAAAAAATTAATAATCGCATGTCCCCAATTAAAGACGCTTTAGAGACTTGTCTCTTGATGAGAAATAATGTAATCTGATAAAAATGGACGCGCAATTCAATTACTTCAGTCTATTTAATTGTTTTGAAAAGGTAATCACAAGTATTTTTGTTAACTGTAGTAGAGAAAGTTTGAAGGAGTACTCAAAAGATTCTTACCCAATCGGTTTAGAGCCGAGAAAAGTATATTGTGCAGTGAGAGTCGCTACCGAATTGCAAAGGGGGGGTAATTCATATTGTAGTTTAATAGACCAATTATAACTAAATCAAATCAATATAATTTGAGAGGGGTTATTTAGATGAGAAGAATTGGGTTTTTTCTATTATTACTATTACTTGGAGCTTTAATTGTAGGATGTAGTTCTACTGATACTGACACTGGCGCTGAAAAAGAAGAAACTGGTGAAGAAAAACCAGAAGTGGTGGGAGAAGAAACAGAAAAGGAAACGGGGCTCTCTGGTGAAATAACAGTTTGGGCACATCCATTTACCGGCGATCAAGAAACTGAGGGCGCGATGTGGGATGAAGTCATCGCTTCTTATGAAGAGCAAACAGGTGTGAAAGTAAATTTTGAACAGATTCCATGGGCCAATCGTGATCAAAAAGTACTTACAGCTTTAGCAGCAAACAATGGTCCTGATGTGTTTTACGTAATACCTGATCAGATGCCACAGTACGCTGATGCGGGTATGTTACTAGCGTTAGATCCCTATTTAGAAGGCTTTGATATTGATGATTTTGTAGATACAGCGTTAGTTTCTACAACTTGGAAAGATGAGTTATATGGACTGCCAATCTTACAAGAAGCCTACACATATTTATATAATGTCGATGTAATCAAAGCGATTGGTGAAGATCCTGCAAATTTACCTGCAACTTGGGAAGATTTTGAAAAGTGGGCTGAAAAAGCAAAAGACAAGGGCTTTTATGCAACAAGTTTTCAAGGTGGAGGATCAATGAATGGAACGTTATATCCATTCCTATGGCAAGCTGGCGGAGATGTTATTACGGCAGATAATGAAGTATTAATTAACAATGAAGCAGGAGTGGAAGCATTTGAGTTCATCAATAAAATGTATAACGAGGGCTGGATTCCGAAAGATTCAATTACTGCATTAGAACATGATGCACTATGGGAAGGCGGAAAAATGTTAGCAGTTCAAGGTTCAGGTATTTCAGTAAGTCGTATGTTAAGTCAAAACCTTTTTGAATTCGTTATTGCTCCACCAATGAAAAATAAGGAACAATTAACATATGGAACAACAGGGATGTTTGTAGCGCCAATTAATACGGATAATCCAGCAGCTGCAGCAGAATTTATCAAAGTCGTGACGGATTCGGATAATCAGAAGAAATTTAACACAGTCACACAGTATATCCCTACTAGAGAATCAGCTAAAGATATCTTTGGAGAGCAAAAATATCTTGCACAGCTAGCGGATTATACACAATTTGCATTACCGGGAGTTATCCATCCAGAAGGACGTACAATCATGCCGTTAATACAAGCTGAACTTCAAACGATGATGGAAGGGAAGAAAACACCAAAAGAAGCAGCAGATGCCGCCGCAAAAGCGATTGAAGGTAAGATCGGCAAATAAAATGTTAGTAAAGCAGAGAGTTTGATCAATAAACGATCAAGCTCTCTGTTACTAACTTACATATGAAAGGGTGATTACACTGAGTAATGCAGTAGCTTCTAAAAAGAGTAAATTGCCACTGGGAGAAAGAGTGAAGCGTGAGTGGAACCGTAATGCTATCGTATATATCTTTCTCATCCCTGTTTTAATCCATTTCATAATCTTTCAGATATATCCTTTTGCATTGAGCTTTTATTTAACATTTATGGATTGGAAAGTAATTGGTGACCCGGAATTTGTAGGACTTAAACATTGGAAGTACTTCTTGACCGATTCATTGGCGTGGAAAGCTATTTGGAATACGGTTAAATTTTCAGCATATTATATTGTGCCAACGATGGGCTTAGGGTTAATTTTAGCGTTAATTATCAATTCGGGTGTTAAATCAGCAGGATTTTTTAAAGGAATCTTTTTCTTGCCAGTGGTCACTTCATTCGTAATTATTGCCGGGATCTGGGGTTGGTTATTTAGAGGTACAGAGGCGGGAATGATCAACTACTTGCTTAGTTTTATTGGTATCGAACCACAATTGTTTTTATCTAATTCTAGCCAAGCCCTAGCTGTTTTAGCGGGATTGAGTATATTTAAAGTTGCCGGAAGTACGATGATTTATTACTTTGCTGGACTTCAGTCGATTGATCGACAATTGTATGAGGCGGCACGAATTGATGGGGCATCATCATTTAAAATATTTTGGACGATAACATTTCCATTATTAAAGCCCATTCACTTTTTTGTCGCAATAACAACAACAATCGGTTCGTTCCAAATTTTCGATTCAGCTTATTTATTAACAGGTGGAGGTCCGAATTATGCTACGACAACCATTGTATATTATTTGTATGAACAAGGATTTACAAGTCTTAACTTAAGTTATGCAGCTGTACTTTCTTATGTATTATTTTTTATTATCCTAGTTATCTCGCTTATACAGAGAAAATATCTAGGACAAGAATCGAATAATTACTAATGTGTAGATGACCGCAGAAAGGAGATTGAAAAAATGCTTAAAAAAATGATCTCGTATATAGCGTTAATTGTTTTGGGATTTTGTTTTCTATTGCCGTTTCTTATTATGATTTTAGGATCTTTTAAGGATGTTCAATATGCACAATTAGATCCATTATTCTGGATACCGGACCATCCTACAATGAAAAACTATTTATATATAATGAGAGACGGAATATTTATCAGATGGATTTTCAACTCTGTTATTATTACCGTCATTCCAGTAGCGAGTCAAATGATATTTTGTGCGGTTTTAGGCTATATTTTTGCGAAGAAGAAATTCCCAGGACGAGAAATCGTATTTTGGGTTTTCATGGCAGTTATCATGATTCCGCAGCAACTATTAATTATACCTAAATTCATTATGTTTTCTGATTTCGGTTGGATAAATACTTATTGGGCATTGATTGTTCCGGAGTTATGGGGAATTATGGGTGTATTTTTAGTTAGACAATTTCTACAAAATATACCGAATGATTTGGAAGAAGCTGCATATATTGACGGGGCGAATGATATACAAATATTTTTCAAAGTCATTTTGCCACTTTCGATACCTGTTGTAGCTACAGTGGGAACATTTTCATTTATTTCAAACTGGAATGATTTATTCCAACCACTGATTTACTTAACGCAAGAGAAAATGTTCCCAGTGACGCTTGGTTTAGCTTCAATGCTTGGGAAAGAAGGGAACTTTGGTATTGAAATGGCTGGTTCGACAGTTTCTTTTATACCGACTTTCCTCATATTCCTATTCTTCCAGCGTTACTTTACGGAAGGAATTCAAATGTCAGGATTGAAATAAACTGTCCCACTGAATAAGCTTCGGCTCTAAAGGATGCCTTCTGTCATAAGCCAAGCAGTTTCGCCGCTAGTCTTAGAGATTTAGCTGCCTCTTGTAAAGCGTCTTCGCTCAGTGTATATAAGGTATTCATTTGTTCAACTTATATAGGTAAAAATGATTAGAAAGGAGTGGAGGATACCGTTTGTACTTTAAAAATCGGCATTATTGGGCTAGATACATCGCATGTGTTGGCATTTACTAAGTTATTAAATGATCCGAGCAAAAGATACCATGTGCAAGGTGGAAAAGTAGTGATTGCTTTTCCAGGAGGATCACCTAATTTCGAGCTTAGCATGTCCCGGATTGACGGCTTTACCAGAGAACTCAGGGATAGCTTTGATGTTGAAATCGTGGATTCTATTGAGGAAGTTGCGCATGAAAGTGATGCGATTTTGTTGGAATCAGTCGATGGGGCAGTGCATCATGAGCAATTACAAAAGCTTGTTGCGTTTAAAAAACCTATTTTTATCGATAAACCTTTTAGTCTAAGTTCAAAAGTTGCTATCGCCATGATTCAATTAGCTGAGGGCAATCAGACACCCATTATGAGTACATCTGCGCTTCGTTATGCAGAAAATTTAACAAACGTTCTTAGAAATTCGGATAGAGGAAGTGTTATAGGTGCTGATTGTTTTGGACCAATGGAACTACTGGATAAACAACAAGGCTTTTTCTGGTATGGGATTCATATGATAGAGATGCTGTTTACTATTCTAGGTCAAGGCGCAAAGTCGGTAACGACCATAACAGAAAAAGAACATGACGTTATTACAGGCATTTGGAAGGATGGGCGTATAGGAACGGTTAGAGGTAATCGAAAAGGAAATGCTCAGTTTGGCGCATTGATTCACTTTGAGAATGGTACCGAATATGTCGATATTAATTTATACCAAAAACCTTATTACGCTAGTTTATTGGAGCAAATTATGGATTTTTTTCACGATGGAATTTCGAGGGTTCCTTTAAGTGAAACAAAAGAGGTTATCCGTTTCGTTGAGGCGGCTAACGAAAGTAGTCATTATAGAAAAACAATAATTATTTAACAAACAGTGAAAATACTATATCTTTCAGAGCTGAGGTTTTAGTAGTCAAATGAAAGCCGATGAAAAATACAGTGATTTTCCCATCGACTTATAAAGTTGTTTGTTATCTTTGCTCTTCCTCAATAAAGCTTAGTCGATAAATACGACGGGGCCTTCCTTTGTGCGATAATTTTTCTTCGCCAACAATATCAACCAGTTCAGCATCCATCCATTTTAATAGAATTCGGTTGGCGCTCCTAATGGTTACATTTAATGTCGAAGCTAATTCTTGGGCAGTATAATCAATTTTTTTATGCCTAGAAACGCGTGCCATTAATTTTGTCATATAGGAAGCTGACATCCCGGCCTTTTCAGCTTTATCTAACAAATGTGGGTCTGTAATGGCTAAATTATATCTTTCATATTGTTTATGGCTTGTTATATCGACAGGCCCCAAGACACTGCGATCTTCACGAACAATATAGCAAACGTTTCCACCTAAATCTTTTGATTGACGGAGCGCTAATCGTGCGTGATTGCCTGCTTCGGCAGCGGTACGGCCAAAGCCGACACCAAGACTTATCGTAATGCCAAGTTCATTTTTAATATCTTGGAGTAAGGGAATGAATTTATAGCCCCTTGTTTCACGTTCGAAAATACCGCGGGTGGTAATGAATGAATATTCTTCTCCACCTAAATTGATTAGATGCCCATCAAGCAGTTTAATATAATCAAGTAGCATTTGTTGGATAGTTAATTTTAATAATTGAACATCAT from the Sporosarcina psychrophila genome contains:
- the zwf gene encoding glucose-6-phosphate dehydrogenase, yielding MQDMTFILFGATGDLAQRKLFPALYNLFLDGKMPDSISIVGLGRYYCSNEFFQSKVEKALRLYSRRTVQTSVLQDFLTKFRYFAFDATDRGSYLNLFELIKNRENELDIPENRLFYLSVAPKLVDVITSNLYTNGISQTLGWKRIIVEKPFGSDLKSAQQLNDTLSKAFNEKEIYRIDHYLGKSMVQSFETLVLANPALEALLDHKQIANVQITASETVGVETRADYYDQAGAIRDMVQNHLFQLVIMTALHLPREVTTKENEIKKMEIIESLRPILKDKVYLDVVRGQYESGAILDTPVAGYKEEPGVNDSSMNDTYFAARLYIDNPSWNGIPIYIRTGKRMDKKSTRIVFELKNKVEESNVLQTEEITPNLLTFEISPNESISLRVNMKNPSSNRFYPVYMNHSTNSKDQPEAYELLLFDAMLGNKSFFAHWKEVELSWKWIQPILEAFQEDMLPLYPYPAGSTGPEAANQLLQSNQFNWW
- the hxlA gene encoding 3-hexulose-6-phosphate synthase, which encodes MKLQLALDLVNIPEAIELIKEVEEYIDIVEIGTPVINKEGLKAVAEVKAAYPNLEVLADLKIMDAAGYEVGNASAAGADIITILAQAEDSSIKGAVEAAKKIGKKILVDMIAVKDIKTRAAELDLMGVDYICVHTGYDLQAEGKDSFADLRTIKSIVKNAKTAIAGGIKLETLPEVIKAQPDLIIVGGGITSKDDKKAEAAQIQKLIKEGVMV
- the hxlB gene encoding 6-phospho-3-hexuloisomerase, with the protein product MNTTSYADEILAELKRTINLINSEEAEKLVEGILCAKKVFVAGGGRSGFMAKAFVMRMMHVGLDSYIVGETVTPNLEPDDIFIVGSGSGETQSLAAMTKKAKSIGATVVAVTINPDSTIGKLADIKIEIPAQAKGEGNSGKSIQPMGSLFEQSLLLFYDAVILRFMEKKELNSEVMYGRHANLE
- a CDS encoding winged helix-turn-helix transcriptional regulator, with the protein product MPNLGEKAFNCEKELTLAIIGGKWKMLVLWHLGKEGTKRFGELKTLIPGITQRMLVNQLRELEDHLIVHREVYAVVPPKVEYSLTEHGRSLMPILETMYEWGKDYMENVLEVKTDDL
- a CDS encoding sulfatase-like hydrolase/transferase; this encodes MDSYKRKYPYKKKQPNILFLMVDQERFPSVYETKELKEWRKENLVAQELLRKNGMEFYNHYAGSTACSPSRATLYTGQYPSLHGVTQTPGAAKGSFDPDVFWLDPNTVPTMGDYFRTAGYDTFWKGKWHASDEDILIPGTHNALPSYNPATGVPNKEQEKIYEKANRLENFGYSDWIGPEPHGADPRNSGSSAGIGTSGRDEVYAAETVKLIESLHEISKCTNNTTPWFIKCSFINPHDIALYGVLSAVSPNFNFEVDPTLPYIPPAPTVGESLFTKPSAQESYRVTYPKALQPIIDNNFYRQLYYSLQKKADNEMLKVLTALQNSSFYDNTIIVFTSDHGEQLGAHGGLYQKWYNMYEESIHVPLIIHNPTLFRGAKYTNMLTSHVDVLPTLLGLTGINVDLIRENLSKDHTEALPLVGRNLTPLFYGHERFFGANEPLYFMTDDDIFKGLHQTNAITGKPYKSVVEPNDIEAVITKLETGIDKSDEIWKFARYFDNPKFWTNPGSSDTVITEQNGCYVPITKTEPVPEQYELYNLTKDPLEKTNLADPAFATIESAIIQRVLTKVLEEQCRKKRLTPASGKVPGMPNCSKGE
- a CDS encoding YesL family protein; amino-acid sequence: MVGWEKFNRISYRMIELAYINLLWIFFTLVGLIAFGIFPATAAMFAVVRKLIRGEEKFKILPMFWTLFRTDFLKTNGFGLIFLVISYCFYFNFYFLQLNSGELQFLFPVLIFILISSIITLLFFFPVYVHFNLKFFQYIKQSFLIAITSPIEVITIGALAGGIYFVSTLFPGIIPLFTGSVFAYIATLISFKSFARIEKKIGALT
- a CDS encoding sugar ABC transporter substrate-binding protein → MRRIGFFLLLLLLGALIVGCSSTDTDTGAEKEETGEEKPEVVGEETEKETGLSGEITVWAHPFTGDQETEGAMWDEVIASYEEQTGVKVNFEQIPWANRDQKVLTALAANNGPDVFYVIPDQMPQYADAGMLLALDPYLEGFDIDDFVDTALVSTTWKDELYGLPILQEAYTYLYNVDVIKAIGEDPANLPATWEDFEKWAEKAKDKGFYATSFQGGGSMNGTLYPFLWQAGGDVITADNEVLINNEAGVEAFEFINKMYNEGWIPKDSITALEHDALWEGGKMLAVQGSGISVSRMLSQNLFEFVIAPPMKNKEQLTYGTTGMFVAPINTDNPAAAAEFIKVVTDSDNQKKFNTVTQYIPTRESAKDIFGEQKYLAQLADYTQFALPGVIHPEGRTIMPLIQAELQTMMEGKKTPKEAADAAAKAIEGKIGK
- a CDS encoding carbohydrate ABC transporter permease translates to MSNAVASKKSKLPLGERVKREWNRNAIVYIFLIPVLIHFIIFQIYPFALSFYLTFMDWKVIGDPEFVGLKHWKYFLTDSLAWKAIWNTVKFSAYYIVPTMGLGLILALIINSGVKSAGFFKGIFFLPVVTSFVIIAGIWGWLFRGTEAGMINYLLSFIGIEPQLFLSNSSQALAVLAGLSIFKVAGSTMIYYFAGLQSIDRQLYEAARIDGASSFKIFWTITFPLLKPIHFFVAITTTIGSFQIFDSAYLLTGGGPNYATTTIVYYLYEQGFTSLNLSYAAVLSYVLFFIILVISLIQRKYLGQESNNY